From Candidatus Dependentiae bacterium, a single genomic window includes:
- a CDS encoding prepilin peptidase, whose protein sequence is MNVLAYRLIRGKSIITPRSFCPSCGNQLEWYDLIPVISWMLLRGRCRICKVPILVLYPFIEVLTAGVLALLFVRVPAYYLPTYFIFFSALIVTIRSDLETMLISRFVTMFLVPIGVFASFIGLLPISLIESVLGFFLGYGFLWAMRAIAYQCTGKQGIGQGDLDLLAFIGSFIGPFGCWITLLIGSIAGSLVGIVYLTIGGASRETRIPFGPFLALGAVFFVLYNDYLRMLLFYFQ, encoded by the coding sequence TTGAATGTTTTGGCATATCGATTAATTCGTGGGAAGAGTATTATCACACCTCGTTCGTTTTGTCCTTCTTGTGGTAATCAGCTTGAGTGGTATGACTTAATTCCTGTTATTTCTTGGATGTTATTACGTGGTAGATGTCGTATATGCAAAGTTCCTATTTTGGTTTTATATCCGTTTATAGAAGTGCTTACAGCTGGTGTACTGGCATTATTATTTGTACGTGTGCCAGCTTATTATTTACCGACATATTTTATTTTTTTCTCAGCACTTATTGTTACTATTCGCTCAGATCTAGAAACAATGCTTATATCTCGTTTCGTGACAATGTTTTTGGTTCCTATTGGTGTATTTGCTAGTTTTATTGGTTTGCTACCAATTTCATTGATAGAAAGTGTTTTAGGATTTTTTCTTGGTTATGGATTTTTGTGGGCAATGCGAGCTATTGCATATCAATGTACTGGCAAGCAAGGTATTGGCCAAGGCGATTTAGACCTGCTAGCATTTATTGGTTCATTTATCGGGCCATTTGGCTGTTGGATAACATTATTAATTGGTTCTATTGCCGGCTCTCTTGTTGGTATTGTGTATCTTACTATTGGTGGTGCTTCGCGTGAGACTCGGATTCCTTTCGGACCATTTTTGGCACTTGGTGCTGTTTTTTTTGTTTTATATAACGATTATCTACGAATGCTACTTTTTTATTTTCAATAA
- a CDS encoding ribosome-binding factor A, whose product MDNKTVRDIKRSQKESVFYKHIAQLFLQISQENERLHGLSVNRVQLSPDKSVCSVLFYSTKGKAFFDERMEDLILYKPSLRSAIAKAIPSRYVPKIVFKYDSQFEKQIEIESLLDKVKVEEQL is encoded by the coding sequence ATGGATAATAAAACTGTAAGAGATATAAAGCGCTCTCAGAAAGAGTCGGTCTTTTACAAGCACATTGCCCAATTATTTTTGCAAATAAGCCAAGAAAACGAACGGTTACATGGGTTGAGTGTTAATCGTGTACAGTTATCTCCAGATAAAAGTGTGTGCTCAGTTCTTTTTTATTCAACCAAGGGCAAAGCTTTTTTTGATGAACGGATGGAAGACCTAATTCTTTACAAACCCTCATTGCGTTCTGCGATTGCAAAGGCTATTCCATCACGTTATGTTCCCAAAATAGTATTTAAGTATGATTCGCAATTTGAGAAGCAAATTGAGATTGAATCGCTCTTAGATAAAGTGAAAGTGGAAGAGCAATTATAA
- the rpsU gene encoding 30S ribosomal protein S21, with protein MSRNKKTNIQVYVTRDVGKALRQLKKKIEREGVVRDMKRTVYFESPTQKRRKRLVRAIKQNLMNAINKV; from the coding sequence ATGTCACGCAATAAAAAAACAAACATTCAAGTATACGTTACCAGAGATGTTGGTAAAGCATTACGTCAATTAAAGAAAAAAATTGAGCGTGAAGGTGTTGTACGTGACATGAAACGTACTGTATATTTTGAGTCTCCAACACAAAAAAGGCGTAAACGTTTGGTCCGTGCTATTAAACAAAATCTCATGAATGCAATCAATAAAGTTTAG
- a CDS encoding amino acid permease, translating into MSNTNQTKIGLLTATIIGMNAMIGAGIFTAPAAVAANVGPAGIVAYLFVVAAVWFMAQSLARLAYLFPQEGSFYEYAKQWSGHAGGMLAGGMYIIGLTIAMGLLSQAIGGYFHTLIPSVSAYKLGLITLSVLIMLNLFGAVLSQLGQHVLIVCTTFPLIAMTAMCLSRADMSNLTPFAPFGWASVIKAMRIAIFGFFGFECAASLFNIVRNPKQNVPKALTYSIVVVGVLYTLFVGSVILSVPLENFTDPRIPLSDILESVFHGMRWFVMMIHFAILSALTGTVHSMIWSASALLVSLKKKSGITITHNIGVLVIGALILLSYLTLKQPGLFFNLTALFVVSAFVLSMVTLLTIKKEWQSGNNIKTIIGMSTALFIMTLAVEGILTSLEIVSEGYLDHFLMWPLKIFDI; encoded by the coding sequence ATGAGTAATACGAACCAAACAAAAATTGGTTTGTTAACTGCTACAATTATCGGGATGAATGCGATGATTGGTGCCGGTATTTTTACCGCACCAGCTGCAGTGGCTGCAAATGTTGGGCCGGCAGGAATTGTAGCATATCTTTTTGTGGTTGCAGCGGTGTGGTTTATGGCGCAATCGCTGGCAAGGCTGGCCTATTTGTTTCCTCAAGAGGGGTCGTTTTACGAGTATGCCAAGCAGTGGAGCGGGCATGCTGGAGGCATGCTTGCCGGTGGTATGTATATCATTGGTTTAACTATTGCAATGGGATTATTATCGCAAGCAATTGGGGGCTATTTTCATACACTTATACCGTCTGTTTCTGCTTATAAACTTGGTTTAATTACACTGAGTGTACTTATTATGCTGAATTTATTTGGAGCAGTACTTTCTCAATTAGGTCAACATGTTTTGATTGTGTGTACTACATTTCCGTTGATTGCAATGACAGCTATGTGTTTATCTCGAGCAGATATGAGTAATTTAACACCGTTTGCACCATTTGGATGGGCAAGTGTGATTAAAGCAATGCGTATTGCTATTTTTGGTTTTTTTGGTTTTGAGTGTGCTGCGTCATTATTTAATATTGTGCGTAATCCAAAGCAAAATGTTCCAAAAGCATTAACGTACTCAATTGTGGTTGTTGGTGTGTTATATACGTTGTTTGTTGGTTCAGTTATTTTGTCGGTACCGCTGGAAAATTTTACTGATCCACGTATTCCGCTTTCAGATATTTTAGAATCTGTATTTCATGGTATGCGCTGGTTTGTGATGATGATTCACTTTGCTATACTTTCTGCGTTGACTGGCACTGTGCACTCAATGATTTGGAGTGCGAGTGCATTGCTTGTTTCTCTTAAAAAAAAGTCTGGCATTACCATTACTCATAATATTGGTGTCCTTGTCATAGGTGCATTAATTTTACTGAGTTATTTAACACTTAAGCAACCGGGATTATTTTTCAATTTAACTGCTTTATTTGTTGTAAGCGCATTTGTGCTTTCTATGGTTACACTTCTTACTATTAAAAAAGAGTGGCAATCGGGTAATAACATAAAAACAATTATTGGTATGAGTACTGCGTTGTTTATTATGACATTGGCAGTTGAAGGAATTTTGACTTCCCTTGAAATTGTTTCAGAGGGGTATCTTGATCATTTTTTGATGTGGCCCTTGAAGATATTTGACATCTAA
- a CDS encoding HD domain-containing protein, with protein sequence MNKFFIVLIAASLLSCSVYIILTRNSGRKIETIYGTFYVADPAILDLIDSDVIQRMKKIDQYGPIGFKSFSRYDHSIGVWALLKKFGASREEQIAGLLHDTSHTVFSHVGDKVFKCAEQKDSYQDKIHEWYLKQTCVPSILKKYKIPFDIIDHKDSRYQLLEQDLPDICADRLEYNLRGGLVEGLITQKDITNILNDIIIKDDKYCFCTQEAAKKFCEISLYLTEHVWGSCKGFVTQLFLAHALLRAININLITMHDIHFSTDDIVLEKLQNSNDHIIQEDMKYFNAKDTLYLPGSPSECDKYFKCKFRGIDPLVTCNDGQYKRLSELNQNYGHYYKLLENKMNKGYFISFIDQELRAKQGYLQEIFTV encoded by the coding sequence ATGAATAAATTTTTTATTGTCTTAATCGCAGCAAGTCTTTTATCATGCAGCGTGTATATTATTTTGACAAGGAATAGTGGAAGAAAAATAGAGACAATTTACGGAACCTTCTATGTTGCAGATCCAGCAATTTTGGACTTAATTGATTCTGATGTAATTCAACGGATGAAAAAGATTGACCAATACGGCCCTATTGGTTTCAAATCATTTTCACGTTATGACCACTCTATTGGCGTTTGGGCACTATTAAAAAAGTTTGGCGCTTCAAGAGAGGAACAAATTGCTGGTCTATTGCATGACACTTCTCATACAGTGTTTTCTCACGTTGGTGATAAAGTATTTAAATGCGCGGAGCAAAAGGACTCGTATCAAGATAAGATACATGAATGGTATCTAAAACAAACATGTGTGCCCAGTATCTTAAAAAAGTATAAGATTCCATTCGATATTATCGACCATAAAGATTCAAGGTATCAGTTACTTGAGCAAGATTTACCTGATATTTGTGCTGATCGTTTAGAATACAACTTACGTGGCGGTCTGGTTGAAGGTTTAATTACACAAAAAGACATAACAAACATCCTTAATGATATTATTATTAAAGATGATAAATATTGCTTTTGCACTCAAGAAGCAGCAAAAAAATTTTGTGAGATTTCACTCTACTTAACTGAACATGTATGGGGCTCATGTAAAGGATTTGTTACACAACTTTTTTTAGCACACGCATTACTACGCGCAATTAATATCAATCTCATCACAATGCACGATATCCATTTTTCTACCGATGATATTGTCTTAGAAAAATTGCAAAACTCTAACGACCATATCATACAAGAAGATATGAAATATTTTAATGCAAAAGATACCCTATATTTGCCTGGATCACCATCAGAATGCGATAAGTATTTTAAATGTAAATTCAGAGGTATAGATCCACTTGTTACCTGTAATGATGGGCAATACAAACGCCTTTCTGAATTGAATCAAAATTATGGCCATTACTATAAATTGCTTGAAAATAAAATGAATAAAGGCTACTTCATCAGCTTTATTGACCAAGAATTACGTGCAAAACAAGGGTATTTACAAGAAATTTTTACTGTTTAG
- a CDS encoding glutamate--tRNA ligase, translating into MKKDSKIRLRFAPSPTGLMHLGNVRTALMNYLFAKQKGGTFILRIEDTDPARNFDPGAKKIMQDLEWLGLHNDEGPIFQSERMGEYEKLRAQLEDKKLIYRCFCTSEELDRKRQRQIAMRIPPRYDKICTKLSDNEIQKNVFDGKKFIWRVTLDHTQTIVIKDLARGEISFELKNFSDFPITRQDGSFTFMFANFVDDMLMNISHVVRGEDHLTNTAGQAYLYGLFNVPQPIFWHLPILCNIDGKKLSKRDFGFSLGDIKQAGFLPQALLNYLAISGGGTFEQEIMSLDELVEQFNFDIMHATGQVRYDVEKLKWLNHKWINRIDTKELMIMVRPFLAAAYPQEIETVDQETLIRVIDGIKTDLTVLQDAPIELEFYFKDPVVDKKDLAHYITAEYLEVICPIINNVIQMLVFPHKFVEMFKEELKKKGVPIKYGFFYVRMALTGKPHGLGIIELVTMLGKDESEQRIQRVNWVIGL; encoded by the coding sequence ATGAAAAAAGATTCAAAAATCAGATTGCGCTTTGCGCCATCGCCAACAGGTCTTATGCATTTAGGTAATGTACGTACAGCATTGATGAATTATCTATTTGCAAAGCAGAAGGGTGGTACCTTTATCTTACGGATTGAAGATACAGATCCGGCGCGTAATTTTGACCCTGGTGCAAAAAAAATTATGCAAGATTTAGAGTGGCTTGGTTTGCATAACGATGAGGGGCCTATATTTCAGTCTGAACGAATGGGTGAATATGAAAAGCTGCGTGCACAGTTAGAGGATAAAAAATTAATTTATCGCTGTTTTTGTACCTCAGAAGAATTAGATCGAAAACGGCAACGACAAATAGCGATGAGAATACCGCCACGATATGATAAAATCTGTACGAAATTATCTGATAATGAAATTCAAAAAAATGTATTTGATGGCAAGAAATTTATTTGGCGAGTAACACTTGATCATACACAAACAATTGTTATCAAAGATTTAGCTCGCGGTGAGATTAGTTTTGAATTAAAAAATTTTTCTGATTTTCCCATTACACGGCAAGATGGTAGTTTTACGTTTATGTTTGCTAATTTCGTTGATGACATGCTTATGAATATAAGCCATGTGGTGCGTGGAGAAGACCATTTGACTAATACTGCTGGACAGGCATATTTGTATGGTTTATTTAATGTTCCGCAACCAATATTTTGGCATCTACCAATTTTGTGCAACATTGATGGTAAAAAACTTTCCAAGCGCGATTTTGGTTTTTCTTTAGGTGATATTAAACAAGCGGGATTTTTACCACAAGCTTTGCTTAATTATTTGGCAATTAGTGGTGGTGGTACTTTTGAGCAAGAAATTATGTCTCTTGATGAATTAGTAGAGCAATTTAACTTTGATATTATGCATGCAACGGGCCAAGTACGTTATGATGTAGAAAAATTAAAATGGTTGAATCACAAATGGATTAATCGTATTGATACAAAAGAGCTTATGATAATGGTCCGCCCATTTTTAGCTGCAGCATATCCGCAGGAAATTGAAACAGTTGATCAAGAAACGCTTATACGTGTTATTGATGGTATCAAAACTGATTTAACCGTATTGCAAGATGCACCAATAGAACTCGAATTTTACTTTAAAGATCCGGTAGTGGATAAAAAAGATTTAGCGCATTATATCACTGCCGAATATTTAGAAGTAATTTGTCCAATTATTAACAATGTAATACAGATGTTGGTTTTTCCACATAAGTTTGTGGAAATGTTTAAAGAAGAATTAAAAAAAAAAGGCGTACCAATCAAATATGGTTTTTTTTATGTGCGTATGGCATTGACTGGAAAACCACACGGCCTGGGTATTATAGAATTGGTTACGATGCTTGGAAAAGATGAAAGTGAACAGCGTATTCAGCGTGTTAATTGGGTTATTGGTTTATAA
- a CDS encoding acylphosphatase translates to MKKCLKIMFSGDIPENFLKKSVQKYAQDLEIEGTAQHISSDQGVKIIACGLIETVEELLDVIHKEAAKIGIEDIQIEPFIKEKDYRGVFRIIE, encoded by the coding sequence ATGAAAAAATGTCTCAAAATTATGTTTTCTGGCGACATTCCAGAAAATTTTTTAAAAAAATCTGTCCAAAAATATGCACAAGACTTGGAAATTGAAGGTACGGCACAACACATTTCTTCCGATCAAGGAGTCAAAATTATTGCATGTGGTTTGATAGAAACAGTTGAAGAGTTACTAGATGTTATTCACAAAGAAGCAGCAAAAATCGGCATTGAAGATATCCAGATAGAGCCATTTATCAAGGAAAAAGACTATCGTGGCGTATTTCGCATTATTGAGTAA
- a CDS encoding ankyrin repeat domain-containing protein, with protein MKRRSSIFKKYFYVLFLFAFFISTPAHAGFWGNLWNFLISPIAKPIQLIFGIDIRTNNNNTTTRSSNPNSNIDTQTNEYDSKEEDSILDDSNNRNKKKVNTTKEAAPPIPDDKKDKNNGLKKDIFGNQELSHKSEKNLEIKPQNKNSSIVKKNLIKPQKEESQNNEENKIIYWQVATQENANWAKADEVKKKKKIEDRSITFSYFQDGNEQNIEVNIPTNITFEQLQQKIEKQTSITVNKQKLICNSKELTAELFDQNKETYKNIFITKKAGPPIPDDKKDKNNGLKKDNFRNQEIEIDRLLCKKESKENLKVRPPSKNGTTVKEKPIKLREQKKTQVRFLSFAKELKQRKPTTKVAVKKPLLNEVTITNIRKTLDRLYRLHAHSKHNKEAQLTNAKREWSTFITEQTKIYNNNFVKNPISDQQFAELYIKQSRIEKEERERENYYTHLKIKNKAQYHKKMMLEMSKNKKAADDIGTPLILLKNRNKTENAIKQIKKERIESKKNKENLLIQLKELFAQVKEDTNKFEQFVRWLIKYKPDKNIKYENFEQKRAQLLNSIVDKNNNTLLHYATMLNSIECVFKLIQAGVDVNAINTSNLSALHIAVQNKQIEIIQLLRYAGIDQDIVENTIDCILKNNETKYKDILILLDPSGNLLKQIKLSYKGEYASYSAWSISTLWNYLTENKEQNTDIVKTEVNEQCPLIKYALENKNFSVINWIVTQNYIPSRNIDIKYSFNKEQNTLLDIALRCGKKPLAKKLSQKKAHTSKELEEKENRKIQKMIEEEFIDIGDRENIGPLHIIEKEEYKNIGNKVIENKNLNNIDQALLIDKNDMIPNNAYRAREGFPQITALVALNLLLSKGNFYENMQTLSQNYDIVGINDLWKMPDITAKISGSNILLRQNNKMHLLHYALSDYKRIIPSRVQKKILTKKTTKNDEKIYRIGVVHALAYWGADLNVRDKKYGHPIVHASSMGYTDIVEFLCKNGSWVNNTIDGVKLADDNKQNLLSEIVLPILSRKKYSLDTNGNEEKKEQSTDMTASMLVRDAAEKGDTQCISKIVATDPNAIHRKDTHGLTAAHRAALAGNEKLVHSLIGPDSGTAEVLFPGSKYTAQQLLLFKPN; from the coding sequence ATGAAAAGACGATCATCGATTTTCAAAAAATATTTTTATGTTTTATTTTTATTTGCTTTTTTTATCTCCACTCCTGCACATGCCGGATTTTGGGGTAATCTTTGGAATTTCTTAATCTCTCCTATTGCAAAGCCTATTCAGCTAATTTTCGGAATAGATATCAGAACAAATAATAACAATACAACTACCAGATCATCCAATCCTAATTCAAACATCGATACCCAAACCAACGAGTATGATAGTAAAGAAGAAGATTCCATATTGGATGATAGTAATAATCGTAATAAGAAAAAAGTAAACACTACTAAAGAAGCCGCACCACCAATTCCTGATGATAAAAAAGATAAAAATAATGGATTAAAAAAAGATATTTTTGGAAATCAAGAATTAAGTCACAAAAGTGAAAAAAATCTAGAAATAAAACCCCAAAATAAGAATAGTTCTATCGTAAAAAAAAATCTTATAAAGCCACAAAAAGAAGAATCGCAAAATAATGAGGAAAATAAAATTATATATTGGCAAGTAGCAACACAAGAAAACGCTAACTGGGCAAAAGCTGATGAAGTTAAAAAAAAGAAAAAAATAGAGGATAGATCTATAACTTTTTCATATTTTCAAGATGGAAACGAACAAAATATTGAAGTTAATATTCCCACAAATATTACCTTTGAGCAATTGCAGCAAAAAATTGAAAAGCAAACATCTATTACTGTAAATAAACAAAAACTTATATGTAATAGCAAAGAACTTACAGCAGAACTTTTTGATCAAAACAAAGAAACTTATAAAAATATATTCATCACTAAAAAAGCCGGACCACCAATTCCTGATGATAAAAAAGATAAAAATAATGGATTAAAAAAAGATAATTTTAGAAATCAAGAAATAGAAATTGATAGACTGCTTTGTAAAAAAGAAAGTAAAGAGAATCTAAAAGTAAGACCTCCGAGTAAGAATGGCACTACCGTAAAAGAAAAACCTATAAAACTACGAGAACAAAAAAAAACCCAAGTAAGATTTCTTTCTTTTGCAAAAGAACTAAAACAAAGGAAACCTACCACCAAGGTGGCAGTAAAAAAACCTTTATTAAACGAAGTAACAATCACTAACATTCGAAAAACACTTGATAGATTATATAGGTTACACGCGCACAGCAAGCACAATAAAGAAGCTCAACTTACAAATGCAAAAAGAGAATGGAGCACGTTTATTACAGAACAAACGAAAATATATAATAATAATTTTGTAAAAAACCCAATCAGTGATCAGCAATTTGCTGAACTATATATTAAACAGTCAAGAATTGAAAAAGAAGAAAGAGAAAGGGAAAATTATTATACACACTTAAAAATTAAGAATAAAGCTCAATATCACAAAAAAATGATGCTTGAGATGTCAAAAAATAAAAAAGCTGCAGATGACATAGGTACACCTCTAATTCTTCTTAAAAATCGCAATAAAACTGAAAATGCAATTAAACAAATAAAAAAAGAACGCATAGAGAGCAAAAAAAATAAAGAAAATTTACTTATACAATTAAAAGAATTATTTGCTCAAGTAAAAGAAGATACCAATAAGTTTGAACAATTTGTTCGATGGTTGATAAAGTACAAGCCAGATAAAAATATAAAATATGAAAATTTTGAACAAAAACGCGCTCAATTACTCAATAGTATCGTCGACAAAAATAATAACACACTTTTGCACTATGCAACCATGCTCAATAGTATTGAATGTGTATTCAAACTTATTCAGGCAGGTGTCGATGTTAATGCAATAAACACATCAAATCTTAGTGCATTGCATATTGCGGTACAGAACAAACAAATCGAGATTATTCAATTACTACGTTATGCCGGTATTGATCAAGATATTGTTGAAAATACAATTGATTGTATATTAAAAAACAATGAAACTAAATATAAAGATATTCTGATATTGCTTGACCCTAGTGGAAATCTACTAAAGCAAATAAAACTTTCTTATAAAGGAGAATATGCGTCATACTCAGCATGGTCAATAAGCACATTATGGAACTATCTTACTGAAAATAAAGAACAAAATACTGATATTGTCAAAACAGAAGTAAACGAACAATGTCCACTTATTAAATATGCATTAGAAAATAAAAATTTTTCCGTTATTAATTGGATAGTAACACAAAACTACATTCCCTCCCGTAACATAGATATCAAATACAGCTTTAACAAAGAACAGAATACTCTGCTTGACATCGCTCTAAGATGTGGAAAGAAACCGCTTGCAAAAAAACTATCACAAAAAAAAGCGCATACAAGCAAAGAGCTTGAGGAAAAAGAAAATAGAAAAATACAAAAAATGATAGAAGAAGAATTTATTGATATAGGAGATAGAGAAAACATAGGACCTTTACACATAATTGAGAAAGAAGAATACAAAAATATAGGAAATAAGGTAATAGAAAATAAAAATTTAAATAACATTGATCAAGCATTACTCATTGATAAAAATGATATGATTCCAAACAATGCATATAGAGCAAGAGAAGGTTTTCCACAAATAACTGCCCTTGTTGCACTTAATTTATTGCTTTCTAAAGGCAATTTTTATGAGAACATGCAAACATTATCGCAAAACTATGATATCGTTGGTATCAATGATTTGTGGAAAATGCCTGATATTACAGCAAAAATATCAGGAAGCAATATTTTATTACGACAAAATAATAAAATGCATCTACTCCATTATGCACTAAGTGATTACAAAAGAATCATACCTTCAAGGGTGCAAAAAAAAATTCTTACTAAAAAGACTACTAAAAATGATGAAAAAATATATAGAATTGGAGTTGTACATGCTCTTGCTTATTGGGGTGCAGATCTCAATGTAAGGGATAAAAAATATGGTCATCCCATTGTACATGCCTCCTCAATGGGATACACAGATATTGTCGAATTTTTATGCAAAAATGGATCATGGGTTAATAATACGATAGACGGGGTTAAGCTTGCTGATGATAACAAACAAAATCTTCTAAGTGAGATTGTTTTACCTATCCTTTCAAGAAAGAAATATTCGTTAGACACTAATGGCAACGAAGAAAAAAAAGAACAGTCTACAGACATGACCGCTAGTATGCTAGTTAGAGATGCTGCTGAAAAAGGAGATACACAATGCATTAGTAAAATAGTTGCAACTGACCCTAATGCTATACATAGAAAAGATACACACGGACTCACAGCTGCTCATAGGGCTGCACTAGCTGGAAATGAGAAGTTAGTTCATTCACTTATAGGACCCGATTCAGGAACTGCAGAGGTACTTTTTCCAGGATCAAAATATACAGCACAGCAACTTCTTTTGTTCAAGCCAAATTAG